CTCCACCTCCAGCTCAACCACAACCCCCAACGCGCGCGTGTCTTGTCCAGCTCGCCCTCCTGCAATCATCGGCTGCTCCTCCCACTCCGTGTCGCACCCATTACTGCGATGGCAACACTGTGAGAACCAGACAACAGCCAAATGGAACTCAGTGCTCTGATCGAACCAGAAACATCACCAATGGTCAGTGTATGAATGGAGTGTGTCGGTAAGAATCCGAGCTATATCTCGGAAAATTGTAACCTATTGATTTTACTGTTTTTAAATCACGTTTTTGAGCTTTGCTAGTATCCATTACTGAAATTATTGAAGCATAGGACGTGCGGAATTCGACATTTGCAATATCGGCAACCTTTAGTTTAAATACATAAAGTGAAACAACTACAGGAAACTTTAAAACTTTGGCTGGAAAAAGCAGAGTATGATTTTGAATCTGCAAAGATCATGCTTTCAAATAATCGCTATCTTTATGTTGCCTTTATGTGTCAGCAGACAATTGAAAAATTGCTCAAAGGAATTATTCATCAAAAAACGAAGGCCCTTCCTCCTTACACTCATAATCTGACTGCCCTCGCACAGATGAGTGATATTTCTTTTTCAAAAGAACAACTCGATTTTTTTATTCTTTTAACAAGCTATTATCTGAATACAAGATATCCCGATATCAAACAAAAATTGGCGCTTTCCCTCAACAGGGGAAGATCCCAGGAAATGCTCATGAAAACAGAGGAGTTCTTTCTATGCTTGAAAAAAGAGTTAAAAATATAAACACACTTCTTCAAAAACTCATTATTGAACTTGAAAAAGACATTCGCGTTGATCAAGTAATTCTCTTCGGATCATATTCGCGTGGAACAGAGCGCGATTACAGCGATATCGATGTTGCGGTTGTTTCTCCTGACTTCGAAGGCGGCACTGAGAAAGATTATCTTTTTGTGGGTCGAATCGCGCTTCGTCTCAATCCTCTTCTTGAAATTATCCCCTATAGATCAGAGGACTTTGCACATCACACGATTGGCGACTTTATCGATGAAATCGTGAAGACAGGACGCATGATTTACCAAAGAGCTGCTTAATTTCAATAAGGCATACCTTTAATGTAATCAATTCCTCAACGGTTTTCCGGTTTGAAGGAGATGGGCCATACGTTGTTGCGTTCGCTCATTGCCACAGAGTGAAAGAAAAGCTTCGCGTTCGAGATCGAGAATGTGTTGTTCATCTGTCACATACGCGCAAGGTCGATCGCCCCCTGCAAGCACATGAGCAAGCTTTTCACCGACAACCACATCATATTCCGTCAGTTGTCCAAGCCGCTTCCAATCTTCAATGGCATTGAGAAGGGCCATCTTTCCACCAAGACCAGGAAGCATAATGTTCGTCGACATTTGCAGTGGGACATATGACTTCGCGTATTCAAGAAGGTGTGATTTCGCATCAAAGAGAAGTTCATCGTGATTGAGGGTAATGCGATCATCACGTTGCAAAAATCCCATATCCTTTGCTTCAAAAGCAGACGTCGCCACTTTTGCGGTTCCAATGGTTTCAAACGCCATTTTTACTTTTGGAAAAGGACCACCATCTTCTGCTGACATCCAAATTTTGTCTTGCGCGTTATGCTGACGGCGTATGATGTCGTCGTAGCGAAGAAGCATATTTTTACAACCACCTCCCGCAGGAATCAGCCCAGCACCGACTTCAACCAAACCAATATACGTTTCAACTGATGCATGCACACGCGACGCCGCAAGCACGACTTCACATCCTCCCCCAAGTGTCATCTGAAACGGAACTGCCATCACCGGCTTCTTCGCAAATCGCATACGCTGCATCACGGCTTGAAAAGTGCGGATAATGTGATCGAGATTCTCCCACTGTTTCTGTTGAGCGGACATGAGAATCAAAAGCAAATTTGCTCCAGCGCAAAAATGAACCCCTTGATTTGCAATCAACAGACCTTGTCCCTGTTGCTCTACGTGATCAATCGACGCATTGAGCATTGCAATCACATCATCATCAATCGCATTCATCTTCGTGTGAAACTCACAACAGAAAATGCCATCTTGAAGATCAATGAGGCTAGCGCCTGCATTCTGAGTGACAATGTTTTGTTTTTTCTCTTTTATTCTTTTGAGTGAAATATTTTTTTCAGTCCCCTTCTCTGGGACATACGTTGTCTTTGGAATATCAAAAGAGAAGCGATGATCATCTCTCCATGTATAAAATTTTTCATGACCGGCGCGGAGGAGCGTCATCACAAGAGCCGGAACAGGAACATGTTCTTTCTCCAGTCGCGCCATCACTTCTTTCACGCCTAGAGCATCCCACATCTCGAAAGGTCCAAGTTCCCAATTAAATCCCCATCGAAGCGCACGATCAATTTGAACAATATCATCCGCGATTTCAGGAATACGGTTGGCTGCATAGACAAGAGTCCGAGAGATTGCAGGCCATGCAATTTCGCCTGCTTGATCATCAGCAAAAACAACGCGACGGAGTCGAGCCGCAGGATCTTCGAGAGTACGCGCATCTCCAAGCGAAGGCGTTTTGAGTTTCGTCACCGGACGATAATCAAGCGTACTCGGATCTAACACACGCAATGCTTTTGTTTCAGGATCCTTAAAATAAAATCCACGTCCAACTTTCTGACCTGTCCATCCTTTGGTCATCATCTTCTGTAAAAATTGAGGAATGCGCATGCGCTTCGATTGTTCATCATGAGCAGAAGCTTTCAAAACCGTTTCCGCAACAAAGGCGAGCGTGTCGAGTCCGACCAAATCTGCGGTACGAAAAATAGCGCTTTTGGGATGTGCTGTCGCCGGTCCCAAAACCGCATCGACCGCTTCCAGCGGCCACCCCGACTCTTCCGTAAGATGAATCACATCGAGAAAATGAAAAACTCCTATCCGATTCGCAATGAAGTTCGGCGTATCTTTTGCAAAGACAACTCCCTTCCCCAGTCGATCATGTGCAAGCAGTTGCACGGTTTCTACAACATCGACATCTGTAGAAGGTCCGACAACAAGTTCCAAAAGTTTTAAATAACGTGGAGGATTAAAAAAGTGGGTGACGCAAAAACGTCGTTTAAAATGATCGCTTCTCCCTTCGAGAAGCGATGCGACCGACAATCCCGAAGTATTCGAAGCGATAATCGTTTTTTCTCTCAACAGAGGATCAATTTTTGCATAAAGATTTTGTTTGATCTCAAGTCGCTCCACAATCGCTTCCACAATCACATCGCATGAAGAGAGAACAGGAAGATCATCTTCAAAATTTCCTGGTATAATCCGCTTCACATCTGAGCGACGATAAAGTGGAGAGGGTTTCATTTTCGTCAATTTCTCAAGTGCAGTGAAAACAATATGATTTGGGTGCGTATTTTTTTCAGAAGAAAAAAGATCAAGAAGATGAACCTCGAAACCGAGACCCGCAAAAAGTGCCGCAATTTGCGAACCCATAACTCCAGCGCCGAGAATAGCTACTTTTTGAATGTTATATATCATTATTAATACCAAAAGACCTTTTCATAAACCGATGTGTCATTCCCGCGAAAGCGGGAATCCAGGACTGGATCCCCGATTAAAGCATTCGGGGATGACATCTTTTCTTCGCGCACGATTTTGTTTCATCATACCCTCTCAAGCACCATAGCAGCGCCCTGACCGCCACCGACGCACATCGTGATGAGTCCAGTTTCGACATCACGATCTTTCATTGCAGAAAGAAACGTGGCGGTCATACGCGCACCACTTGCTCCGAGAGGATGTCCCAAAGCGATCGCGCCACCATGAATATTGAGTTTTTTCTCATCGATCTGTAACTCTTTCATCACCGCAAGCGTCTGCGATGCAAACGCTTCGTTGATTTCAATGAGATCAATATCAGACAATCTCATTTTTGCGCGCTTCAGTGCTTTCGGAACCGCAAGCACCGGACCAATCCCCATATTTTCTGGTGGAACACCCGCAATGGCATAGGAACGAACGCGGGCAAGCGGTTGAAGTTTTAATTTTTTAGCAAGTTTTTTGGAGAGAACAAGCGCCATAGCTCCTCCATCAGTAAGAGGAGAAGAATTGCCAGCCGTCACCGTTCCCGCTTTATCAAATGACGGTTTGAGTTTCGAAAGAATTTCAAGAGACGTATCGCTCCGCGGTCCTTCATCGGTCGTCGCAATATGAATTTCTCCTTTTTCATTTTTGGATTCGATCGGTACGATCTCTTCTTCAAACTTCCCCTGTTGCTGAGCTGAAACTGCTTTGCGATGACTTGCGAGAGCAAAGCGATCTTGTTCTTCGCGCGTCACATGATAATCGCGCGCGAGATTTTCGGCCGTTGCACCCATCGCGATATACGCCTGCGGAGCCCCCTGACGCATGAGCTTTTCGTTTAAGCTTGGATTAAATCCTCCCATCGGCACATGGGTCATCGACTCTACACCGCCAACAATAAAAGCATCTCCGTTTCCAGACTCGATCGCTTGGGCAGCTTCAGCAATGGCCGTGAGCGATGAAGCACAAAAGCGATTGATCGTCATTCCTCCCAGATGAAGCGGAAGACCGGCAAGAAAAGAGATATTACGCGCAACATTGAGTCCTTGTTCTCCTTCAGGCATAGCACAACCAATGATCACATCTTCGAGAAGGTCGGGCTGAAAAGTGGGAACGCGAGAGAGAAGTCCTTTGATCAATTGGGCACCGAGATCATCGATACGTGTATGGATGAATTGACCTTTAGAGGCTCTCCCCATAGGACTGCGTACAGCAGCAACAATGACAGCATCATCCATAACTCCCCCATTTCTAAAAAAAGGCCTTCCGTTTCCGAAAGGCCTTTAAGAGATACGTAAGGTCTGTAAGCCGAGTTCTGTCCTCCCCCATTGATTGAGTGGGGGATGAATAGTCATTTCTCTAGGATTGCTGTTACCAGCAACCTCAAGCAGCGAACCCGTCCTCTCATC
This genomic interval from Deltaproteobacteria bacterium RIFCSPHIGHO2_02_FULL_44_16 contains the following:
- a CDS encoding acetyl-CoA acetyltransferase (Catalyzes the synthesis of acetoacetyl coenzyme A from two molecules of acetyl coenzyme A. It can also act as a thiolase, catalyzing the reverse reaction and generating two-carbon units from the four-carbon product of fatty acid oxidation), whose translation is MDDAVIVAAVRSPMGRASKGQFIHTRIDDLGAQLIKGLLSRVPTFQPDLLEDVIIGCAMPEGEQGLNVARNISFLAGLPLHLGGMTINRFCASSLTAIAEAAQAIESGNGDAFIVGGVESMTHVPMGGFNPSLNEKLMRQGAPQAYIAMGATAENLARDYHVTREEQDRFALASHRKAVSAQQQGKFEEEIVPIESKNEKGEIHIATTDEGPRSDTSLEILSKLKPSFDKAGTVTAGNSSPLTDGGAMALVLSKKLAKKLKLQPLARVRSYAIAGVPPENMGIGPVLAVPKALKRAKMRLSDIDLIEINEAFASQTLAVMKELQIDEKKLNIHGGAIALGHPLGASGARMTATFLSAMKDRDVETGLITMCVGGGQGAAMVLERV